A region from the Cryptosporangium arvum DSM 44712 genome encodes:
- a CDS encoding ABC transporter substrate-binding protein produces MSPLLPAQRRFTRRRRRMVVGLATAVSAAVLLSACNGTISTSDRKNAASGYDKNADVTLTWWTGQTPEAQKTAEQLAQQYHQLHPNVTIKTSAGAATADELLPKITAGYKNGSYPDISYAYGSWAGQLADGGHTQDLTDYVGQPEFGWEDFPGAAQRTATVNGIVIGVPALVDNLALIYNKKIFSEAGVRPPTDSWTWDQFRSAAKQLTDPEKGIYGTAYSVAGGEDTTWHLWPLLWQRGGAILSGKKPVFNSPEGVAALETLRAIAVDDKSMYLDPTDEKYGALFRQGKIGMMMSGPWELLELAQTDVSYGVVQLPGFKGDHQTVSGPDLWVLFDHDDADRAGASREFVKWLTSKDVDAKWNLAIGNLPVRDIEQFTPAFFAYTQEYPGGREFFRNLENARQSRPTVSGYDDMSRNVGEAIASVLLGRAKPKQALDLAAAKSKAPLSGG; encoded by the coding sequence ATGTCGCCGCTCCTCCCTGCCCAGCGCAGGTTCACCCGCCGACGCAGACGGATGGTGGTCGGCCTGGCCACCGCCGTCAGCGCGGCCGTGCTGCTGTCCGCCTGCAACGGAACGATCTCCACCAGCGACCGCAAGAACGCCGCGTCGGGGTACGACAAGAACGCCGACGTCACGCTGACCTGGTGGACCGGCCAGACCCCCGAGGCTCAGAAGACGGCTGAGCAGCTGGCGCAGCAGTACCACCAGCTCCACCCGAACGTCACGATCAAGACCTCGGCCGGCGCCGCCACCGCCGACGAACTGCTGCCGAAGATCACGGCCGGCTACAAGAACGGCAGCTACCCCGACATCTCCTACGCGTACGGCAGCTGGGCCGGTCAGCTGGCCGACGGTGGCCACACCCAGGACCTCACCGACTACGTGGGGCAGCCGGAGTTCGGCTGGGAGGACTTCCCCGGCGCCGCCCAGCGCACCGCCACGGTCAACGGCATCGTGATCGGCGTTCCGGCGCTCGTCGACAACCTCGCGCTGATCTACAACAAGAAGATCTTCAGCGAGGCCGGGGTGCGCCCGCCGACCGACAGCTGGACCTGGGACCAGTTCCGGAGCGCCGCGAAGCAACTCACCGACCCGGAGAAGGGCATCTACGGCACCGCCTACTCGGTGGCCGGAGGCGAGGACACGACGTGGCACCTCTGGCCGCTGCTCTGGCAGCGGGGCGGCGCGATCCTGAGCGGCAAGAAGCCGGTCTTCAACAGCCCCGAGGGCGTCGCGGCGCTCGAGACGTTGCGCGCGATCGCCGTCGACGACAAATCGATGTACCTGGACCCGACCGACGAGAAGTACGGCGCGCTGTTCCGCCAGGGCAAGATCGGCATGATGATGTCCGGTCCCTGGGAGCTGCTCGAGCTCGCCCAGACCGACGTCTCCTACGGCGTGGTGCAGCTGCCGGGCTTCAAGGGTGATCACCAGACCGTGTCCGGCCCGGACCTGTGGGTGCTCTTCGACCACGACGACGCCGACCGCGCCGGCGCGTCCCGGGAGTTCGTCAAGTGGCTGACCAGCAAGGACGTCGACGCGAAGTGGAACCTCGCGATCGGTAACCTGCCGGTGCGCGACATCGAGCAGTTCACGCCGGCGTTCTTCGCCTACACCCAGGAGTACCCCGGCGGCCGCGAGTTCTTCCGGAACCTGGAGAACGCCCGGCAGTCCCGCCCGACCGTGTCCGGGTACGACGACATGTCGCGCAACGTCGGTGAGGCGATCGCCTCGGTGCTGCTGGGCCGGGCCAAGCCGAAACAGGCCCTGGACCTCGCGGCCGCGAAGTCCAAGGCGCCGCTCAGCGGAGGGTAG
- a CDS encoding MFS transporter, protein MRSLGREFRWLWASYAVSAYGSGLAFGAFGLLAVLVLDADPGQVSALAAVGPAVGALVAVPLGPWVEFRRKRPVMVAADLVRFVALLSVPAAYLLGRLAFAQLLVVSVVVAAARIAFTAASGAHLRAVVGPEDLIVANSRFESTTWGSIAIGPPLGGAAIGLFGPVVTVVADAVSYLASALALSAMRHPDPRPPRAKERLTPGELLDGWRHLLTHPALRPLLVNQLLVAGLIMATEPLLAVLLLTELGFAPWQYGLAFAAPCVGGLLGARLAPRVVARFGRVRVIRVVGTVRAIWLIGLAAVRPGVVGLVTVILVELAIIVSMSLYTPVVATYRLDRTPPGRVARMLAAWSISTGAAIAVLSALGGVLADVTSPRVAIAAAGVLVLASPLLLPRSATLR, encoded by the coding sequence ATGCGGTCGCTGGGACGGGAATTCCGATGGTTGTGGGCGTCGTACGCGGTGAGCGCCTACGGCTCGGGGCTGGCCTTCGGCGCGTTCGGGCTGCTCGCCGTCCTCGTGCTCGACGCGGACCCCGGGCAGGTGTCGGCGCTGGCCGCGGTGGGGCCCGCGGTCGGGGCGCTGGTCGCGGTGCCGCTCGGCCCGTGGGTCGAGTTCCGCCGGAAGCGTCCGGTGATGGTCGCAGCCGACCTGGTCCGGTTCGTGGCGCTGCTCAGCGTGCCGGCCGCCTACCTGCTGGGCCGGCTCGCCTTCGCCCAGCTCCTGGTGGTGTCGGTGGTCGTCGCCGCGGCCCGGATCGCGTTCACCGCGGCCAGTGGCGCCCACCTGCGCGCGGTCGTCGGCCCGGAGGACCTGATCGTGGCCAACTCCCGGTTCGAGTCGACGACGTGGGGCTCGATCGCGATCGGACCCCCGCTGGGTGGCGCCGCGATCGGCCTGTTCGGTCCGGTCGTCACCGTCGTCGCCGACGCGGTCAGCTACCTGGCGTCGGCGCTGGCGCTGAGCGCGATGCGCCACCCGGACCCGCGTCCGCCCCGGGCGAAGGAGCGCCTGACGCCGGGCGAGCTGCTCGACGGCTGGCGGCACCTGCTGACCCACCCGGCCCTGCGCCCGTTGCTGGTCAACCAGCTGCTCGTCGCCGGGCTGATCATGGCCACCGAACCGCTGCTGGCCGTGCTCCTGCTCACCGAGCTCGGGTTCGCGCCTTGGCAGTACGGGCTCGCGTTCGCCGCCCCCTGCGTCGGCGGGCTGCTCGGCGCCCGCCTGGCGCCCCGGGTCGTGGCGCGCTTCGGCCGGGTCCGGGTGATCCGGGTCGTCGGCACGGTGCGGGCGATCTGGCTGATCGGCCTGGCGGCGGTGCGGCCGGGCGTCGTCGGCCTGGTCACGGTGATCCTCGTCGAGCTGGCGATCATCGTCAGCATGAGCCTGTACACCCCGGTGGTCGCCACCTACCGGCTCGACCGGACACCGCCCGGCCGGGTGGCCCGGATGCTGGCGGCCTGGTCGATCAGCACCGGCGCCGCGATCGCGGTGCTGAGCGCGCTCGGCGGTGTGCTCGCCGACGTCACCAGCCCGCGGGTCGCGATCGCAGCGGCGGGCGTGCTCGTCCTGGCCAGCCCGCTGCTGCTCCCGCGCTCGGCTACCCTCCGCTGA
- a CDS encoding LysR family transcriptional regulator, which yields MDLDAVRTFVAAADTGQFQEAAADLSITQQGVSRRIAALEKSLEVRLFARTPRGVLLTVDGEAFLPHARELLRVADRADASVRPGRRALRVDVHSRRIASAVRLQEFHLGHPHVGLEVITLSGDVHAATAAVADGTIDATFHAVPRRALAPGLSAVRVIDDAHQLLVGPRHPLADAAAVTPAQLAGHRLWMPGMAAGTEWSAYYDELADAFGLTIDQDGPVFGYEAQIADIAGSPTLATLVGEGSRYLWPDRYDLRRIPIRDPTPVYPMSLIWRDDNRHPALAELRAYFDGRYLTAAGTWAPAWARAGQRPE from the coding sequence GTGGACCTCGACGCCGTGCGCACGTTCGTCGCCGCCGCGGACACCGGTCAGTTCCAGGAGGCGGCCGCGGACCTGTCGATCACGCAGCAGGGCGTCTCGCGGCGCATCGCCGCGCTGGAGAAGAGCCTGGAGGTGCGGCTGTTCGCGCGCACCCCGCGCGGGGTGCTGCTCACGGTCGACGGTGAGGCGTTCCTGCCCCATGCCCGCGAGCTGCTCCGGGTGGCCGATCGGGCCGACGCCTCGGTGCGTCCCGGCCGGCGGGCGCTGCGCGTCGACGTGCACAGCCGACGGATCGCGTCGGCGGTGCGGTTGCAGGAGTTCCACCTCGGCCACCCGCACGTGGGCCTGGAGGTGATCACGCTGAGCGGCGACGTGCACGCCGCCACCGCCGCCGTCGCGGACGGGACGATCGACGCGACCTTCCACGCCGTGCCCCGCCGCGCGCTCGCGCCCGGCCTCAGCGCGGTACGCGTGATCGACGACGCCCACCAGCTGCTCGTCGGCCCCCGGCATCCGCTGGCCGACGCGGCCGCGGTGACCCCGGCGCAGCTGGCCGGGCACCGCCTCTGGATGCCGGGTATGGCCGCGGGCACCGAGTGGTCGGCGTACTACGACGAGCTCGCCGACGCGTTCGGGCTCACGATCGACCAGGACGGCCCGGTCTTCGGCTACGAGGCCCAGATCGCCGACATCGCCGGGTCGCCGACGCTGGCCACGCTGGTCGGTGAGGGGTCGCGCTACCTCTGGCCGGACCGCTACGACCTGCGCCGGATCCCGATCCGCGACCCGACGCCGGTCTACCCGATGTCGCTGATCTGGCGTGACGACAACCGCCACCCGGCCCTGGCCGAGCTCCGCGCGTACTTCGACGGCAGGTACCTGACCGCCGCCGGCACGTGGGCCCCGGCCTGGGCCCGGGCGGGTCAGCGTCCGGAGTAG
- the add gene encoding adenosine deaminase, with the protein MSLVIDTAAHRVRGRTTGRYELHCHLDGSVRLSTLAELAPGVDARARAVAPPDVGSLHGFLPYIDVALDVLQTPEALERVARELVEDWRADGVVHGEVRFAPQLHTRAGLSVDAVSAGLAGADGVRTALLLCCLRHQDPAVSLEVAATAARRGDVAGLDLAGDERLPGAPHREAFDLAHAAGLPVTVHAGEAAGPASVWEALDVLGARRIGHGVRSVRSAALVTRLRRDAIALETCPRCNVLTGAVPSMAAHPVDELLRAGLRVTVSTDTRTTADTSLDAEFAALRETFGWGADEERRVQENAAAAAFGP; encoded by the coding sequence ATGAGCCTCGTGATCGACACCGCTGCTCACCGCGTGCGTGGCCGGACGACCGGCCGCTACGAGCTGCACTGCCACCTGGACGGGTCGGTCCGGCTGTCCACCCTGGCCGAACTCGCGCCGGGCGTGGACGCACGGGCCCGCGCGGTCGCTCCGCCCGACGTCGGCAGCCTGCACGGTTTTCTGCCGTACATCGACGTCGCGCTCGACGTGCTGCAGACGCCGGAGGCGCTGGAGCGGGTGGCCCGCGAGCTGGTCGAGGACTGGCGCGCCGACGGCGTGGTGCACGGGGAGGTGCGGTTCGCGCCCCAGCTGCACACCCGCGCGGGCCTGAGCGTCGACGCGGTGTCGGCCGGGCTCGCCGGGGCCGACGGGGTGCGTACCGCGCTGTTGCTGTGCTGCCTGCGTCACCAGGACCCGGCGGTGAGCCTCGAGGTCGCGGCGACCGCGGCGCGCCGCGGTGACGTCGCCGGCCTCGACCTGGCCGGTGACGAGCGGCTCCCCGGCGCCCCGCACCGGGAGGCCTTCGACCTGGCCCACGCGGCGGGACTGCCGGTGACCGTGCACGCCGGCGAGGCGGCCGGGCCGGCCAGCGTGTGGGAGGCGCTCGACGTGCTCGGCGCCCGCCGGATCGGGCACGGTGTGCGGTCGGTGAGGTCCGCGGCCCTCGTCACCCGGCTGCGTCGGGACGCGATCGCGCTCGAGACGTGCCCGCGGTGCAACGTGCTGACCGGCGCCGTGCCGTCGATGGCCGCGCACCCGGTGGACGAGCTGCTCCGGGCCGGGCTGCGGGTGACCGTCAGCACCGACACCCGGACGACCGCGGACACGTCGTTGGACGCCGAGTTCGCCGCGCTGCGCGAGACCTTCGGATGGGGCGCGGACGAGGAACGGCGGGTTCAGGAGAACGCGGCCGCGGCGGCGTTCGGGCCCTGA
- a CDS encoding LysR family transcriptional regulator, protein MDVHPQLLRALRAVIETGSLTAASERLGFTQSALSKQIAALEAAAGTRLFDRGPRGVEPTAAGNRLATRAATILDQYDAAQRDLDDLPAPLGGRVALGGFPATALWLVPRAIARVRADHPSIEVDFLESSTAVQIRRLRAGRLDLALLASGEGLPGYDLTGIEVEPVPSGPLLVAVGRRHRLAGAERVPVAELAGEGWVAGRGARGEPQFGAWPTVENPRIVAELSDWSARFGFVAAGLGVTTVPGLLAPALPGGVVGVEVDDPGFTGRSMALARVGALTGPTAATRAALIGEARLLQGPNAAAAAFS, encoded by the coding sequence ATGGACGTGCACCCACAACTGCTGCGCGCGCTGCGTGCGGTGATCGAGACCGGTTCGCTCACCGCGGCCTCCGAGCGCCTCGGGTTCACGCAGTCGGCGCTGTCCAAGCAGATCGCCGCGTTGGAGGCGGCCGCCGGTACCCGGTTGTTCGATCGTGGGCCGCGCGGGGTCGAGCCGACGGCCGCGGGCAACCGCCTGGCCACGCGCGCGGCGACGATCCTCGACCAGTACGACGCCGCCCAGCGCGACCTCGACGACCTGCCGGCGCCGCTCGGCGGCCGGGTCGCGCTCGGCGGATTCCCGGCCACCGCGCTGTGGCTCGTGCCGCGCGCGATCGCCCGGGTCCGGGCCGACCACCCGTCGATCGAGGTCGACTTCCTCGAGTCGTCCACGGCGGTGCAGATCCGCCGGCTGCGGGCCGGTCGCCTGGACCTGGCGCTGCTGGCGTCGGGGGAGGGTCTGCCCGGGTACGATCTGACCGGCATCGAGGTCGAGCCGGTGCCCTCCGGGCCGCTCCTGGTCGCGGTGGGCCGCCGCCACCGCCTGGCCGGTGCCGAGCGGGTGCCGGTCGCCGAGCTCGCCGGCGAGGGCTGGGTCGCCGGGCGGGGCGCCCGTGGCGAGCCGCAGTTCGGCGCCTGGCCGACGGTCGAGAACCCGCGGATCGTCGCCGAACTCAGCGACTGGTCGGCGCGGTTCGGGTTCGTGGCCGCCGGGCTCGGCGTCACGACCGTGCCCGGTCTCCTGGCTCCGGCCCTGCCGGGCGGCGTCGTCGGCGTCGAGGTCGACGACCCGGGCTTCACCGGGCGCTCGATGGCCCTGGCGCGGGTGGGGGCGCTCACCGGCCCCACCGCTGCCACGCGCGCTGCGCTGATCGGCGAGGCGCGGCTGCTTCAGGGCCCGAACGCCGCCGCGGCCGCGTTCTCCTGA